A genomic region of Trifolium pratense cultivar HEN17-A07 linkage group LG3, ARS_RC_1.1, whole genome shotgun sequence contains the following coding sequences:
- the LOC123918089 gene encoding probable sphingolipid transporter spinster homolog 2 → MAQEGENEAKPATSSSASAAAPKSVEQDMVTKSSTMIPSTSWFTPKRLLAMFCVINMLNYLDRGAIASNGVNGHSETCTGGTCKAGTGIQGDFKLNNFEDGVLSSAFMVGLLIASPIFASLSKSVNPFRLIGVGLSVWTLATLCCGLSFDFWSITFCRMLVGVGEASFISLAAPFIDDNAPVSQKTAWLSIFYMCIPGGYALGYVYGGLVGDHFGWRYAFWVESILMLPFAILGFVMKPLQLKGFVPADSKKVQALETVPLGVQDAGASNRNEESHEPSKPKQTNRILNQISIFLKDMKVLLSDKVYVVNVLGYIAYNFVIGAYSYWGPKAGYSIYNMTNADMIFGGITIVCGILGTLAGGLVLDYMTNTLSNAFKLLSFTTLVGGAFCFAAFTFKSMYGFLAFFALGELLVFATQGPVNYVCLHSVKPSLRPLSMAMSTVAIHIFGDVPSAPLVGVVQDNINNWRTTALILTTIFFPAAAIWFIGIFLHSVDRFDEDSEHQVPRVEGTNTAPLLEEKTGGTLPSQSQEC, encoded by the exons ATGGCACAAGAAGGTGAAAATGAAGCGAAGCCTGCAACTTCTTCTTCTGCTTCTGCTGCTGCCCCTAAGTCTGTTGAACAAGATATGGTCACCAAGTCCTCCACCATGATTCCTTCAACTTCTTGGTTTACACCCAAGAG GTTACTGGCTATGTTTTGTGTGATTAATATGTTGAACTATTTGGACCGAGGAGCAATAGCTAGCAATGGTGTTAATGGACATAGTGAAACTTGCACAGGTGGTACCTGCAAGGCTGGAACAGGAATTCA AGGGGATTTTAAGTTGAACAATTTTGAGGATGGTGTTCTATCATCTGCTTTTATGGTTGGACTTCTTATAGCTTCTCCAATATTTGCATCTCTGTCAAAAAG TGTAAACCCTTTTAGGCTTATTGGAGTTGGATTGTCAGTTTGGACTCTTGCAACCTTATGTTGCGGTCTTTCTTTCGATTTCTGGTCCATTACATTCTGTCGCAT GCTTGTTGGTGTTGGTGAGGCTTCATTTATAAGTCTTGCAGCACCTTTCATTGATGATAATGCACCAGTTTCACAG AAAACAGCGTGGCTTTCTATATTTTACATGTGTATACCAGGGGGATATGCACTTGGCTATGTCTATGGTGGTTTG GTTGGAGATCATTTTGGCTGGCGTTATGCGTTTTGGGTGGAGTCTATATTGATGCTTCCATTTGCTATTTTGGGATTTGTTATGAAGCCTTTGCAGTTGAAAG GTTTTGTCCCTGCCGATTCAAAAAAAGTGCAGGCACTTGAGACAGTTCCTTTGGGAGTTCAAG ACGCAGGAGCTTCAAATAGAAACGAAGAATCACATGAACCTTCCAA gccaaaacaaacaaacagaATATTGAATCAGATCTCAATATTTCTGAAAGATATGAAAGTACTTTTGTCTGATAAGGTTTACGTCGTCAACGTTCTAG GTTACATAGCATACAACTTTGTCATAGGTGCTTACTCGTATTGGGGCCCCAAAGCTGGTTATAGTATATATAACATG ACTAATGCAGATATGATATTTGGAGGAATTACAATTGTATGTGGAATATTGGGCACTTTAGCAGGAGGCCTTGTTCTTGATTACATGACTAACACCCTATCAAATGCATTTAAG CTTCTCTCATTTACAACACTTGTTGGTGGTGCATTCTGTTTTGCTGCCTTCACATTTAAAAGCATGTATGGCTTTTTGGCTTTTTTTGCTCTTGGTGAACTACTTGTTTTTGCCACTCAG GGTCCCGTGAATTATGTATGTCTCCATTCTGTTAAACCAAGTTTGCGGCCACTATCAATGGCTATGTCTACTGTTGCTATTCATATATTTGGAGATGTACCTTCCGCGCCTCTTGTTGGAGTTGTCCAG GATAATATTAACAACTGGAGAACTACCGCGTTGATTCTAACAACAATATTTTTTCCGGCAGCTGCAATATGGTTTATAG GAATATTTTTGCATAGTGTGGATAGATTTGATGAAGATAGTGAGCATCAAGTACCAAGGGTAGAAGGGACAAACACTGCGCCGTTGCTTGAAGAAAAGACCGGAGGAACATTGCCATCTCAATCTCAAGAATGCTAA